The segment AGAGAGTATTAGTATTTAGAAAAAATTCTTTCATACATAAAAGAAGGAGCTGGGACAAAACAAAAATACCCTATCTAAGGACGAATAATTGAAACAATGAAGCATGGAATTAACAATTGAGTACCTTTAAAATTAGTTCGTTTCATTACGCGCTACACCCATTCGCTTTCCTCTATTGCACTTAGTAGTAGAGTGGCCTCCGCTCCATTCCGCTAATATTTTTGATGATTGTTTTAAAACGGAAAAACATAAAAAACCAAACTATTATCAATAAACGATTAAATAGTTTGGTTTTGAATTAGACTTAAATGCTTATGAAAGCAATTCCTCTGCAATCAGCCTGTATGACTGTATTTTATCAGCTATGTCATAAGTAATGGTAACAATCATAATTTCGTCAGCACCATATGTCTCACTTACTTTGCTGAGCTTGTTTTTGACTTCCAGCGGATTTCCGATAATCATTTTTTCCTTCATGGAAATAAGCTTTTCTGTCTCTTCTTCTGTGAGCTTATAGTTTTTAGCCTCTTCTATTGAAGGAACACCTTTTTCCCCTTGCCCCTTTGCCCGTTGCAATGACCAAATGAGGGAGCTTAAGGCAATAGCTTCTGCTTGTTCGGTTGTTTCTGCGCATATTACAGAAACAGCCACAATTACTTCAGCCTTACTTTCCCCATTTTTTCGCTTCTTGAAGGCGAGTTTATACTGCTGAACAATTTCCGGTCCATCATTTTCACTCATAAAATGGCCAAATGTATAAGAAAGCCCAAGTGATCCTGCAAGCGCAGCGCTTTTTTTGCTTGTCCCAAGCAGCCATGGCACAGGCGAAATCGCTGGAACAGGTGCTGCTGATAATGCTGCTTGCTCGTGAGCTGAAGGATATTCATCATCCAAAAACTGTAGCAATTCCTTTATATTTTCAGGCATTGCCCAAACCTGCTTGAGAAAGTTTTCACTCAGGGCATTACTTGCTTCTGCTGAACCACCAGGTGCTCTCCCAATGCCTAAATCGACCCGATTAGGAAATAATGTTGCCAGCATGTTGTAGACCTCAGCAACCTTGTATGGCTTATAATAGGGCAATAGAACAGCACCTGCACCAATTCGGATTGTACTTGTATGAGCTCCAATATAACTCAGCATCACTTCTGGTGCTGAGCATGCAAGGCCTGGCAAGTCATGATGCTCTGCAAGCCAATAGCGTGTAAAACCAAATTTCTCTCCTGCTTGCGCCAATTTGGCAGACGCAGCTAGGGCAGCTTGGGCATTTTGATTTGTAGAAATCGGTGATTGATCTAAAATTCCTAACCTCATGAGGATGCCTTCTTTCTATCTATTCCTTTTTCTCCAACAGTGTTAACGTAAATTCGCCCACATTTCCTTTTTCATATAAGTTCGTGACAGATGTTGAGTATTGTTGGATAGCTGCAACAAAGGACAGCTCTGTTTCTGGAACGGTGACTTGAAAATCATTTTTGTACAATAATGTAGTAATTGCATGATAGTCTTCATTTCCTACATCAAATACGACAGTAATAGAATGAAGGCCGTCTATTAACTCTTCTTTATAGCTTTTTACATGTATTACCGTATCATTAAGTTTGATTTTGTTTATCATAGCCCTAACATTCCCTTCTATTTTCTTATAAAAGCAGGCTCCGCAATTCCTCATCTGTAATGGATGACAGCACTGCTTCATCTGTATTGATAAGCTCATCAACAAGAAGCCGTTTCTTTTCCTGGAGCTCATGGATTTTCTCTTCAATCGTGCCTTTAGCCATCAGCTTGATTACTTGTACGACGTTTTCCTGGCCAATCCTGTGAGCTCGGTCAGCAGCCTGCTCTTCTACTGCAGGATTCCACCAAGTATCATAAAGAATAACCGTATCAGCACTCATTAAATTGAGCCCTGTTCCGCCTGCCTTTAAACTGATTAAAAAGTAGTCCCTTTCACCAGCATTATATCTATGGCACAGCTCTACTCTTTCACTCGATGGTGTGTTGCCGTCAAGATAAAAGAAAGGCATATCTCTAACAGCAAGCTCTCTGCCAATTAAATCAAGCATCTTCGTAAATTGAGAGAAAATCAGTACACGTCTGCCCGCTTGCTTGGACTCCTCTACCAATTGCATCAACTGCTCAAGCTTAGAGGATTTGCCATTATAACCGTCCACAAAAAGAGCTGGATGGCAGCAAATTTGTCTTAGTCTCGTCAACCCTGCCAAAATTCTAATGCGGTTTTTGCGCAGTGTCGCTTTATCGAGATGCTTGAATGTATCGTGGCGCAGTTTTGCTAAATAAGCACCATACAGTTTCTTTTGGTCTGGAAGCAAATCAACTGCTTCCTCCCATTCCTCTTTTCTAGGCAGCTCCATCAGCACATCCTCTTTAAGGCGGCGCAGCAGAAATGGTTTTATGCGCTGTGCTATTTGCTTTCTCGTCAGATTGGCATATTCCTTCAAGCTTCTGAACAGCTGTGGAAAAACAATATAATACAGTGACCACAGCTCTTCTATGGAATTTTCCACTGGTGTTCCTGTTAAGGCAAAACGGTTGTCTGCATGAATTTGTTTCACGGCCTTTGCCGTTTGTGTTCCTGCATTCTTAAAGGCCTGTGCCTCGTCAAAAAATGCTGTGTGGAAGACATGTGTTGCATACCATTTAATATCCTTGCGCAGCAACGGATAAGAAGTAATAACAACATCCATGCCATCAAGCTCATCTAGCAGCTTTTTCCGCTCTATTGCAGCACCAT is part of the Niallia taxi genome and harbors:
- a CDS encoding LLM class flavin-dependent oxidoreductase encodes the protein MRLGILDQSPISTNQNAQAALAASAKLAQAGEKFGFTRYWLAEHHDLPGLACSAPEVMLSYIGAHTSTIRIGAGAVLLPYYKPYKVAEVYNMLATLFPNRVDLGIGRAPGGSAEASNALSENFLKQVWAMPENIKELLQFLDDEYPSAHEQAALSAAPVPAISPVPWLLGTSKKSAALAGSLGLSYTFGHFMSENDGPEIVQQYKLAFKKRKNGESKAEVIVAVSVICAETTEQAEAIALSSLIWSLQRAKGQGEKGVPSIEEAKNYKLTEEETEKLISMKEKMIIGNPLEVKNKLSKVSETYGADEIMIVTITYDIADKIQSYRLIAEELLS
- a CDS encoding DUF3219 family protein — encoded protein: MINKIKLNDTVIHVKSYKEELIDGLHSITVVFDVGNEDYHAITTLLYKNDFQVTVPETELSFVAAIQQYSTSVTNLYEKGNVGEFTLTLLEKKE